From the Myxococcales bacterium genome, one window contains:
- a CDS encoding protein kinase, which produces MADRDSTEPAPGTSPFSTAQVDAAVDQLRDGDATATATMTSPPPGPRRRRLPRMDRGTVIGRYVVIDLLGQGGMGDVYAAYDPELDRRVALKLVRDLTGQGRERLIAEAKAMARVSHPNVCAVHDAGRFAEGVFIAMELVDGQTLTEWRRTPRSWREIVTVFAAAGAGLCAAHAAGIVHRDFAGQRHDRPRRARARARLRRGPGRRDGRGARPRDARQRARPRRGRQPADPRQPGHGHAVVHGARAAASRRPRRPRRSVRVRGGAVRGAVRPERPFAGDHADEIADNALAYRVRPPPRERDVPAWLRRPLLRRCNPSPAIASRRCRRCWSRWPATRRCGGDARAGRRGGWAPARSRWSA; this is translated from the coding sequence GTGGCCGATCGGGACTCCACCGAGCCCGCCCCAGGCACGTCACCGTTCTCGACCGCGCAGGTCGACGCGGCCGTCGATCAGTTGCGCGACGGCGACGCGACGGCGACCGCGACGATGACCTCGCCGCCGCCGGGCCCGCGCCGACGTCGGCTGCCGCGGATGGATCGCGGCACGGTGATCGGCCGCTACGTCGTGATCGATCTGCTGGGCCAGGGCGGGATGGGCGACGTCTACGCCGCCTACGATCCCGAGCTCGATCGTCGGGTCGCGCTGAAGCTGGTGCGCGACCTCACCGGGCAGGGCCGCGAGCGGTTGATCGCCGAGGCCAAGGCCATGGCCCGCGTGTCGCACCCCAACGTGTGCGCGGTCCACGACGCCGGCCGCTTCGCCGAGGGCGTCTTCATCGCCATGGAGCTGGTCGACGGTCAGACCCTCACCGAATGGCGACGCACGCCGCGCAGCTGGCGCGAGATCGTGACGGTGTTCGCCGCCGCAGGCGCTGGGCTGTGCGCCGCCCACGCCGCCGGCATCGTCCACCGCGACTTCGCCGGGCAACGTCATGATCGCCCGCGACGGGCGCGTGCGCGTGCTCGACTTCGGCGTGGCCCGGGTCGGCGCGATGGTCGTGGCGCCAGACCCCGCGACGCCCGGCAGCGAGCCCGACCCCGACGCGGACGCCAGCCCGCGGATCCTCGCCAGCCGGGCCATGGGCACGCCGTCGTACATGGCGCCCGAGCAGCGGCGTCCCGGCGTCCACGACGCCCGCGTCGATCAGTACGCGTTCGCGGTGGCGCTGTACGAGGCGCTGTACGGCCTGAGCGGCCGTTCGCCGGCGACCACGCCGACGAGATCGCGGACAACGCGCTCGCCTACCGGGTGCGGCCGCCGCCGCGTGAGCGCGACGTGCCGGCGTGGCTCCGGCGGCCGCTGCTCAGGCGCTGCAACCCGAGCCCGGCGATCGCTTCCCGGCGCTGCAGGCGCTGCTGGTCGAGGTGGCCCGCGACCCGGCGCTGCGGCGGCGACGCGCGCGCTGGGCGCCGTGGTGGTTGGGCTCCGGCGCGCTCGCGCTGGTCCGCCTGA